The window TTGCTACTTACTCGGCCTCAATCAAGCTGTTCAATAATCTCTCCTTTTCTTCCGAGAGCTCCTCAAGGCGGGCCTGCATCTCGATTGATCCCTTCTCTGCTTCCTTCAGGGACTGAATAAAGTCAGTCTCGGTCAGGATGTTCTCCTGCTGTAGATCGTGGTTGACTCCAGCCTCCTTGTGAAGCAGCATGTTCAGTTTCAACATGTCATTCTGCATGTTACGGATGTTGCGCTCAATACATGCCATCTCATTCCTCTGGCTGTCAATTTCACCTAAAAGAAATTTGATGCCAGGTCTATCAGGATTTGGTGCCCTATACTTTCATGTTTTCTGATTTGGATAAGATGTTTGCCTTTAGGAAACTTTCTTTGAATAAAGGTATAATCTAGGACCAACCTGTCAGTTTGGTGATTTCGAGGCCTATGTATCATTTTTATCAATGGGTGCATCTTTATTTAAGCACATCCAATGGAGAGACTATAGCTTGAGTTGAAGCAGTAGGCTATAGCAACTTGGTGGACCAAATTGAGGACTTTTGATAACAAACAGCCTAGACTTTATATTAGACAAATTTTTAAACTGAATTTGTCTGTGTCTTTTTTCTATCATTTCTTATGATTCATAAGACTTACATTCAATTCTGATCTTTTTCTGCGAGATGATCGTGAGCTGTTTCTTGAGTCTCTCCACGTCTGTCGACTGGACGTCCTTCTCCTTGCTCAGTTTCACCAACTCGCTCTGCTCACGAAGCCACATCTGCTGCAGCTCCCCGATGTCTGATAAACGTGCATCGATAGACTTCTGGAGCGAGTTGATCTGGATTTCCAATGGACCGACCTCTACACCCTAAAAAGAGACAGTAAACTGGTTTTTGGGCCGGGAGCTTTGTAATGAATTATTGAGAAGTCTGTGTGGTGCTGGCCAGTCATGGTTTGAAAGGACCTGGCCTATTTTCTCATTAAATCAATTCAAAATACAGCTTCATCAAACACTGGTGAATCCATACCTGTCGTTTCTATTTCATTTGAGTTTCTTCAGAATTTCATTCCCAACACATGGCATTGGATCAGGATAGATCTACGACTACGAGGATTAAGGAAAAGAAGCATTCTGAAACTTATTCAGTTTGGGCGTGTCATCTGAGAGAATGCAGGTCGAGGAGGTGACACCAGCGCTATAAAGATCTTACCCCCGCACTTGTAATCATCTGCTCCAACTTCTTATTGAACTGGTCAATGATGCCTTGCTTTCTCTCAATGATGGCGTTCCTCCTGACAATCTCATTCTCACTTTTCGTAATACTCTCGTTCTTCACTCGAATCTCATCATCCAGGCCGTCAAAGATCTTGACAAGACGTTCAATTCTTGACTTAGTGTTCGAAACGTCAAGAGCATATCGCGAAATTTCATTCTCGACTTGGGCTACTTGGGCTTCCTGAAAAACAATACCGAATAGCACTGATTAAAGAAGTAGGCATTGAAAAAGACTTGTGAGTAAACTGTTCACATGAAGGGCTGATGCACAAGCTCAGAAGATGACAACATACTACTGATGCAGGAAAGCTGGGCACAATCAGAGTTCTACTTCCACATCTTCTAGGCCAGGTGAATCTGTTTAAGAAGAGTCTATTCGCAGGTAAACATGGTCTTGTTTCATCACATGATGGATGGGGTCAGAAGCCAACCATCGCAAGCTTCTAAGTCGGAACCCATGACAACAACGAATATGACTGACAACTTAACCACTGGACCACCCCACCCCTTGGTATCCTATACTGGGACTTACCAATTCTTTGGTTCGACCTCTCATCTTTCCTGTGAGTTTATCAGTGTAGATAGCAGCTTTCTCCATAGTCAGCTGAGACCGGATCTTTTCCATTATCTCATCCTCGAGTTTGACTTTCTCCAGGTATTCTCGCTCAATCTGCTTGCGgagggcattcacttcattctcACGAAGTTGTTTATCCTGAAGGGAAAGAAAATTGGAAGATAGTTTAGAGTCAGAAATTCATGAGGACAAAAACCATCAGCTAAGAAGGGGAGATCTATCACATTGCATTGAACAAAGATGATGGCCATAGTTAAAAATGCCTGCTCGTGACGAAGTAAGTCTGCAACAAGTCAAATAACCAAAGACAGAACATTGAAATACATCTCAACAGAATATTTCAAAACCTACTGTCATGGCTCTGTTGAGTGCCTGCTCTGTCTCGTGCAGCATCCTGGTATAAGTTGCATACTCGGCTTTCAAAGCCTCGTGCTTTGCCTGGACCTGTGCCAGCAGCTTTTTCACCATGGCGATGTCGACCTCCGTCTTATTCAGGATCAGAGTCAGCTTCTCGTTCTGTTCTTGCTCTTTCCCGATTTGTCTTTTGAAGCCGTCAATCTCTGTCTCAAGTGAAAGGATCATCTGTTGTTGTTGGCTGTGAACAGAAGATTTGCACGAGGTTAGTCTCTTAGACTATAGACTGGAGGCTTTTTGAAGGGTAGTGCAGCAATATGAATTATGATgcctctgttagcaggacaccgtctctattaaggacattgaTCCTGCTCCGTAACTGAGCATTTCCTTTCAGTGTAACCGCTGTCTGTACTAAGGACACCTCTACACGTACATCATGGCCATCATTTTCAGTCTCAAtagtgtcgttaatagagaggtatttaCATTAACTAAGCCTTCCCATCCTGAAAATCTACTTACTTGAGTGCTTCATTCATAGCAGCATGAGCTTCATCTCTTCTCCTCATACCGATCAGACTGCTCGACCACTGCTGGAACAGCTGCTTCTTCTCAAGATTAATCGCTTCAATCTCAGTTTGAGCCTCCATCAACGTTTCCTTGGCAACCTTGGTCTCCTCCGACTGGGCAGTGATCTGAGCGTCATACATGGCGATCTCCTCCTTCAACTTGTCCACTCTCTCGACCAGACGATCTACAAACAAGTCCTGAAGTTGTTGAAGATAGAGAATTAGAAATGTCTCAAAAACTTGCCAAATGCTACTGACATGTACAGGTTGGCCAAAAAgacaaaatctttaaaaatggCTGGGTTGTGACCGGCACAGTGAAGCATTCCCAAATAATGTCTGCTGGACAACTTAGGTAGCTTTACTCACTTTTGATGCCTGATCAACCACATTCGGCTTAATCTCTGTTCTCGTACCTGTTTTTGTTTCTGAATTTCAGACTTAGCAACTTCTGTTTCAGCTTTCTCCGCAGCTCTTCTCATCACAGCGATATCTGATCGCACATCTTCTTTCGCATTATGCATGTAGAAGATACGCAAGTTCAGGTTCTCGACTTCTTGTTGAAGTTCGGCAGCTGCAGGAATAAACAAGAATGGTTGTTAGTACTAACATACTGTATTCGTCTTGAAATTCAGTTCAATCAAATTAAACTCAAATCACGTAATGTCACAGGCCAAACCCTTTGTGAGAGTCAATTAATTCTCCGACGTTTTGTGGGTAACAGCAGATCCCGTCATCATACTTACTTTTCTTTTTCTCACTGTTGAAGTGACCCTGTGTCTGTTTGTACATGCTGCGCACTTCAGCTAGCTGTTGCTCCTCTTGGTTTTTCTGCTGATTGACAGAGGTGTACTCATCGTGTTTGCCCTCCAGGGTCATCTGGTAGCGAGCAAGTTCCTGTTGGACGCCATAAAGGTCAACGCCAGTATCTTCTCGTTCTTTCCTCTTTTTAGTCAAAGCCTCAACCTAGAAACAAAACATATACATTTTAGTTTTTGAGGATAACACCTTTTGACAAAGGGGCTCTCAGCAAGCACAATTCCAATCTTCACAAAGAAGAagagacaccctgtatgacAGGGTTGTAGTTAGTGCGGACACAGTCAAGGATACCTACCAATTCCCTTAGTTCAAGCGTGACTTTCTCCTGTTGCTTGTAGAGATGTTTCTTCAAAGCCCCTTGGAATCTTCTCATGAGTGGCTGAAAAGGAGAAAGTCTGAGTGTTAAGCAAATGTTACAAATGACAAGATATCATACATAAAATCTGACTTGTTTTTCTATCATTTGGGAGGAAGTCCCTCGAGTCGTTTTTTACAGACAGTAAGCATCTGAGCAAAGTGTGGGACATGAAGAAGTTCCTCAGTTATTCAAGCACCCAGATAGGATACTTACATGATCTGGGTCAAGGACGACCAGCTCAGACTCTCCATCATcactctcttcttcttcttctccttcatcACCGTAATCTCCACCATCATCACCGCTGTCGCCGCCATCACtgtcaccaccaccatcaccaggGTCACCTGATGGCACCATGTCTTGGATCGGGTAGTCTGGCTCAGCAGGAGGTTCAAAGTCATCTAAAAATACAATTCCTCACATAGTAATTTGAGAAATCTATTCATGATAAATTTCTTTGAGGAAATCTTTAACCCATCAAAATAACCGATAAAGCCAATGTGCCATTGCCAGTGCAATGCCATgtttgtctcagtttgtcagaTTGGAAAATGGTCTCATTCCCCATATGTCTCCATTTACATCCAACATCCAAAATCGGAAAGTATAGATCATTCCATACTTTATAAGCAGGTTGTTTGGAAATAACCAACAGCTACCAATAGTACCTTGTTCATCCTCAGGTTCTTGTCCACCAGGGGCCTCCTGCTCCACTGGCCAATCTCCTTGCTGGGATGAAGGTTTACCAGATCCAAGTCGACCTGATCCACCTGATCTAACAGACTTTGCGGACATTGCAGACCTGCTAGCTGGTGATCCAGTAGGTTCAACTGCGGCTTCTTGAAATGTTAGAAATGAAGGCACTTAGTTTGACAAATAGTAACAATTGGGTAAGGAGGAATGGGAGGTGCTCTGCCATTTTAGCACAAATCATTTTATTGAGGCAATTTGTGATAAATGAAGTTGTTTATGacaaatacaataaacatgTCACATCCCAATCACTCTCACCAAACATAAGTTCACCTTTTGCATTTAATAGTGAAAAGTAAGCCATATCTTACCTGAAGTAGCCGATACAGGTCTTGAACCAGCTGGGGCTTCCTCACCACGCTGAGACGCAGCAGACCCTGACTTCTTGGATCCAACACTACCCTTGGACGCTGCAGACATTGGTCTTCCCTGGGCAGATCCAGCAGCAGACGCAGGTCGCCCAGCAGAACTCCTACGACTACCGGCAGCAGATTGGGCTTTCTCTGGTGTACCTGCTGCTGATCTTCTCTCGCTGCCTGCAACTGAAGCCGGTTTCTCTGGTGTACCAGACCCAGAACCTCTCACACTGCCAGTGGTCGATGGTAATCTCTCCATACTTCCGGTTCGGCTTCCTCCTGGAGTCCCGGCACCTGATGCTAGCCTCTCAGCAGAACCTCTGTGACTGCCACTGGCTACAGACCCAGCTTTCTGAGAGCCCTGATCCTGAGCAGCAGATGTAGGACGGGATGCTGGCTTAGAGGCTGCAGAAGTTGGCCTTGAACCAGCCTTTGATCCAGACTTGACACTAGTTGGGCGCCCAGACTGAGGACGAGAACCAGGTTTTCCTGATGGAGGCCTTGAGCTCTTCTCATTCTGACCTTCAGGTGAGTAGTGACCGGTATCAAACTGAAACAAAAACCAACAGACAGTTTTAGAAGGTGCCAAGTGACTGATTGACATGATGAAAGAGATGTTAGCTATGATTATGACTTAAAAACACCAATACTGCCTTTAATCACTTCACTACTGAATATTTTTGACGTTATTCGGTGACAGTTGAGTAATGGACTCTATAGAATCAGCCAATGAGTCTACAGAAGAATATTTGAATGATGTCCATTCAATGTTTTGATATCTTCAAAAACAATTTAGCAATTTATTGAATTCAAAGAAAATTTACTTCAAGTGTCTATATTTGCCAGAGTGGGTCATATCTTCCAATTTTCTCCAGACCAAATAGACTAGAACACCAGCACTAGAACTTATCGAGGCAGATTAGACAGAATAGTACTTTTCTTTACCTCCTGCAGAGCTGCAACAGTAACACCAGTCACAACTCCTTCTACTGTCATCCTGGATGTAGCCGACCCAGGTCGGGATCCTGTACCCTTAGGAATTTCTTCGCtgcaaagaaatgaaatttgtttCTAATTATACTagtaatagtaggcctatagccaTAGGCCTGGCTATGACTTTATGAGGGACCATGTCAGATGACCACTATTATTTACTTCTTAGCACTTTTGTCAAAGCTACCCCACCGGAACCACAGGAAAACCCGTCAGGCAAGTTATTTTCGTATGTCGCATACACCCATGATTTGATGAGCAGAAGCCAGAACTGTCAACTGAGTCTGTCTGAGTATTAGACTAGAGTAAAGTCGAGACCATAGCCCGAAAAAAAGTTGGAAAATCGTTTATTTTTTAGCCAAACCGATTGGGAAAGTCCATAAAATGTTGACATAGATTCAATAATTCTTTATATTAAACAATGTCTCAAGAAAACTGTTTTCTAATGCGAACTTAAGCTCCTCTGGCAGCtttatttcatcatttttgtcTCACCTATCCTCTTGGTCCGCCATGATGTGATTGTTGTTACCACGGGTTTCCACTTCGGAAATTTTCCGGAATTACCCGAAGTtgaattgcggttgtttcgctccctgaccttttcgctccaaatcgaaaagatcagggagcgaaacgaacGGATACCTCCGAAGTTGATGCTAAGGTCTCGTTGGGGAggttttcccaaatgtacgcgatgatgacgtgtcccattaacaggacgttacatctattttaaaatgcgtttccaaagtgattgcatgatgtcattagttaccaacatatgccttagagggggcagaatggcactgtttagacaagaagcctctccaacagccccaggaatattggatagaacggcacagTACtaggtcccagtaataaatattgccataaagacatatgatattgttctgggacttatgtaagattagttctctccgccaaacccaagactgaaggattaaaatcttgtgtttatcggctaacaaatgcaaacacttccaatgaaccccctacaagagaagagtggctcttcttctctccgactttgacaccctactgcgaacatatcaatagatcagccagcggtcctcggtgtcgccgcgtgggttacgtccagtgaaattgtttgcaaaggtcagggaaccacgatctgacatccataaccagcgtattcccttttcatgccagttacagtcgggtgctacaccacagtcgggatagtggcagccatgaattgttgttgaatttaaaactgttaactgtttacgtcaatttacatataattagacaaatggtatttgattagggatggcaattaaaattgccgttgaaca is drawn from Lineus longissimus chromosome 1, tnLinLong1.2, whole genome shotgun sequence and contains these coding sequences:
- the LOC135483836 gene encoding coiled-coil domain-containing protein 40-like isoform X2 — translated: MTVEGVVTGVTVAALQEFDTGHYSPEGQNEKSSRPPSGKPGSRPQSGRPTSVKSGSKAGSRPTSAASKPASRPTSAAQDQGSQKAGSVASGSHRGSAERLASGAGTPGGSRTGSMERLPSTTGSVRGSGSGTPEKPASVAGSERRSAAGTPEKAQSAAGSRRSSAGRPASAAGSAQGRPMSAASKGSVGSKKSGSAASQRGEEAPAGSRPVSATSEAAVEPTGSPASRSAMSAKSVRSGGSGRLGSGKPSSQQGDWPVEQEAPGGQEPEDEQDDFEPPAEPDYPIQDMVPSGDPGDGGGDSDGGDSGDDGGDYGDEGEEEEESDDGESELVVLDPDHPLMRRFQGALKKHLYKQQEKVTLELRELVEALTKKRKEREDTGVDLYGVQQELARYQMTLEGKHDEYTSVNQQKNQEEQQLAEVRSMYKQTQGHFNSEKKKTAELQQEVENLNLRIFYMHNAKEDVRSDIAVMRRAAEKAETEVAKSEIQKQKQDLFVDRLVERVDKLKEEIAMYDAQITAQSEETKVAKETLMEAQTEIEAINLEKKQLFQQWSSSLIGMRRRDEAHAAMNEALNQQQQMILSLETEIDGFKRQIGKEQEQNEKLTLILNKTEVDIAMVKKLLAQVQAKHEALKAEYATYTRMLHETEQALNRAMTDKQLRENEVNALRKQIEREYLEKVKLEDEIMEKIRSQLTMEKAAIYTDKLTGKMRGRTKELEAQVAQVENEISRYALDVSNTKSRIERLVKIFDGLDDEIRVKNESITKSENEIVRRNAIIERKQGIIDQFNKKLEQMITSAGGVEVGPLEIQINSLQKSIDARLSDIGELQQMWLREQSELVKLSKEKDVQSTDVERLKKQLTIISQKKIRIECEIDSQRNEMACIERNIRNMQNDMLKLNMLLHKEAGVNHDLQQENILTETDFIQSLKEAEKGSIEMQARLEELSEEKERLLNSLIEAERQIMLWEKKTQLAQETRAAVDSEVGQGEVRAMKAEIHRMQVRYAQLMRQQEKMIQEMEKAVSRRDTIVTRGDAQTKMNKKVITKGTFQRQLAETKKKIKNTIQDANSSDADIKDLREHQQTLSMELEERQVNCNQLQSSADTLDGDVERLMEQKQKNMSEIISKQQKAKYYQQVKDGKYIRLCKTDAGLDTETTKQTDRMYTLSTIVDKLNQEYPHIQTSLRKVSVALASRGVAEDTS
- the LOC135483836 gene encoding coiled-coil domain-containing protein 40-like isoform X1, with the protein product MADQEDSEEIPKGTGSRPGSATSRMTVEGVVTGVTVAALQEFDTGHYSPEGQNEKSSRPPSGKPGSRPQSGRPTSVKSGSKAGSRPTSAASKPASRPTSAAQDQGSQKAGSVASGSHRGSAERLASGAGTPGGSRTGSMERLPSTTGSVRGSGSGTPEKPASVAGSERRSAAGTPEKAQSAAGSRRSSAGRPASAAGSAQGRPMSAASKGSVGSKKSGSAASQRGEEAPAGSRPVSATSEAAVEPTGSPASRSAMSAKSVRSGGSGRLGSGKPSSQQGDWPVEQEAPGGQEPEDEQDDFEPPAEPDYPIQDMVPSGDPGDGGGDSDGGDSGDDGGDYGDEGEEEEESDDGESELVVLDPDHPLMRRFQGALKKHLYKQQEKVTLELRELVEALTKKRKEREDTGVDLYGVQQELARYQMTLEGKHDEYTSVNQQKNQEEQQLAEVRSMYKQTQGHFNSEKKKTAELQQEVENLNLRIFYMHNAKEDVRSDIAVMRRAAEKAETEVAKSEIQKQKQDLFVDRLVERVDKLKEEIAMYDAQITAQSEETKVAKETLMEAQTEIEAINLEKKQLFQQWSSSLIGMRRRDEAHAAMNEALNQQQQMILSLETEIDGFKRQIGKEQEQNEKLTLILNKTEVDIAMVKKLLAQVQAKHEALKAEYATYTRMLHETEQALNRAMTDKQLRENEVNALRKQIEREYLEKVKLEDEIMEKIRSQLTMEKAAIYTDKLTGKMRGRTKELEAQVAQVENEISRYALDVSNTKSRIERLVKIFDGLDDEIRVKNESITKSENEIVRRNAIIERKQGIIDQFNKKLEQMITSAGGVEVGPLEIQINSLQKSIDARLSDIGELQQMWLREQSELVKLSKEKDVQSTDVERLKKQLTIISQKKIRIECEIDSQRNEMACIERNIRNMQNDMLKLNMLLHKEAGVNHDLQQENILTETDFIQSLKEAEKGSIEMQARLEELSEEKERLLNSLIEAERQIMLWEKKTQLAQETRAAVDSEVGQGEVRAMKAEIHRMQVRYAQLMRQQEKMIQEMEKAVSRRDTIVTRGDAQTKMNKKVITKGTFQRQLAETKKKIKNTIQDANSSDADIKDLREHQQTLSMELEERQVNCNQLQSSADTLDGDVERLMEQKQKNMSEIISKQQKAKYYQQVKDGKYIRLCKTDAGLDTETTKQTDRMYTLSTIVDKLNQEYPHIQTSLRKVSVALASRGVAEDTS